A portion of the Lysinibacillus timonensis genome contains these proteins:
- a CDS encoding Nramp family divalent metal transporter, producing the protein MELQKENIQSNKSFIQKIWGNLKVYGPGIIMILTMMGAGDLITASVSGANYGYNLMWLLVLSLLIRYVICNIMGRFQIYNNEGMTILEGYARLHKFFPFFFGIASLFIGHLIVAQMIKGSGIALNWMFGFGSDFIWSVVVVLVSLLIMGRNVYKKLEWVMKGLLAILTVSFIGLAVYSKPDVVGILKGTVGFGLPEDTGAYSVILVGVSLVGAVAGSLTNLIYPYFLQDKGWIKPVHKRIQRNDLLFGFIAAIVLTLAIWIIGAEILRPNNIQVETIDDISLALSIYMGDLGSWIFYLGVFAILYSSVIGTAIGYAKVITDCYYKVTNKVLTKEQKIEGDSKFKWISLFLLISPVVWSIPGSTGFVALTLFTNALNIVALPAIAVGLLIISNQKKYLGKHTNNWFENIMLVGTTILAIWGSYQLLISFFS; encoded by the coding sequence ATGGAGTTACAAAAGGAAAACATTCAATCTAATAAAAGTTTTATACAAAAGATATGGGGTAATCTAAAAGTTTATGGACCGGGAATTATTATGATCCTCACGATGATGGGTGCAGGTGACCTTATAACTGCATCTGTATCGGGTGCAAACTATGGTTACAATTTAATGTGGCTTCTTGTATTGTCTCTTTTAATAAGGTATGTCATTTGTAATATTATGGGTCGTTTCCAGATATACAATAATGAGGGCATGACTATTTTAGAAGGCTATGCACGTCTGCATAAGTTTTTCCCATTCTTTTTTGGAATTGCGTCTTTATTTATAGGACATTTAATTGTCGCACAAATGATAAAAGGTTCAGGCATAGCTCTCAATTGGATGTTCGGATTTGGAAGCGATTTCATTTGGTCGGTAGTGGTTGTCTTAGTGAGCTTATTGATTATGGGAAGAAATGTTTATAAAAAGCTAGAGTGGGTAATGAAAGGGCTTTTAGCGATTTTAACGGTATCATTTATAGGATTGGCAGTATATAGCAAACCAGATGTCGTAGGAATTCTAAAGGGGACGGTTGGTTTCGGATTACCAGAAGATACAGGTGCTTATAGTGTAATACTTGTAGGGGTTTCATTAGTAGGGGCAGTTGCTGGTTCTCTTACGAATTTGATTTATCCTTATTTTTTACAAGATAAAGGATGGATTAAACCTGTTCATAAACGAATTCAACGAAATGATTTACTGTTCGGGTTTATTGCGGCAATTGTCCTTACATTAGCTATCTGGATTATTGGAGCTGAAATTTTACGCCCTAACAATATTCAAGTTGAGACAATAGATGATATTTCCCTTGCTCTTAGCATATATATGGGCGACTTAGGATCTTGGATTTTTTACCTTGGTGTTTTTGCGATTCTTTATAGTAGCGTGATTGGTACAGCGATTGGCTATGCGAAAGTGATTACAGATTGTTATTACAAAGTGACGAATAAGGTATTAACAAAAGAACAAAAAATTGAGGGAGATTCAAAGTTTAAGTGGATTAGTTTATTTCTCCTTATTTCCCCAGTTGTCTGGTCTATACCTGGTTCTACTGGATTTGTAGCTTTGACTCTGTTTACAAATGCACTAAATATTGTTGCACTACCAGCGATTGCGGTTGGTCTTCTCATCATTTCCAATCAGAAGAAGTATTTAGG